From Suricata suricatta isolate VVHF042 chromosome 1, meerkat_22Aug2017_6uvM2_HiC, whole genome shotgun sequence, a single genomic window includes:
- the EGR3 gene encoding early growth response protein 3 isoform X1, whose product MTGKLAEKLPATMSSLLNQLPDNLYPEEIPSALNLFSGSSDSVAHYNQMATENVMDIGLTNEKPNPELSYSGSFQPAPGNKTVTYLGKFAFDSPSNWCQDNIISLMSAGILGVPPASGALSTQTSTASMVQPPQGDVEAMYPALPPYSNCSDLYSEPVSFHDPQGNPGLAYSPQDYQSAKPALDSNLFPMIPDYNLYHHPNDMGSIPEHKPFQGMDPIRVNPPPITPLETIKAFKDKQIHPGFGSLPQPPLTLKPIRPRKYPNRPSKTPLHERPHACPAEGCDRRFSRSDELTRHLRIHTGHKPFQCRICMRSFSRSDHLTTHIRTHTGEKPFACEFCGRKFARSDERKRHAKIHLKQKEKKAEKGGAPSASSAPPVSLAPVVTTCA is encoded by the exons ATGACCGGCAAACTCGCCGAGAAGCTGCCGGCGACCATGAGCAGTTTGCTAAACCAACTGCCTGACAATCTGTACCCTGAGGAGATCCCCAGCGCGCTCAACCTCTTCTCCGGCAGCAGCGACTCGGTAGCCCATTACAATCAGATGGCTACAG AGAATGTGATGGACATCGGTCTGACCAACGAGAAGCCCAACCCGGAACTCTCTTATTCGGGCTCCTTCCAGCCAGCCCCCGGCAACAAGACCGTGACCTACTTGGGAAAGTTCGCCTTCGACTCCCCTTCCAACTGGTGTCAGGACAACATCATTAGCCTCATGAGCGCCGGCATCTTGGGAGTGCCCCCAGCCTCAGGGGCACTCAGCACTCAGACCTCCACGGCCAGCATGGTGCAGCCACCGCAGGGCGACGTGGAGGCCATGTATCCGGCGCTGCCTCCCTATTCTAACTGCAGTGATCTCTACTCGGAGCCTGTGTCTTTCCACGACCCCCAGGGCAACCCTGGGCTCGCCTACTCCCCCCAGGATTACCAATCGGCCAAGCCGGCCTTGGACAGCAATCTCTTCCCCATGATTCCTGACTACAACCTCTACCACCATCCCAACGACATGGGCTCCATTCCGGAGCACAAGCCCTTCCAGGGCATGGACCCCATCCGGGTCAATCCGCCCCCTATTACCCCTCTGGAGACCATCAAGGCATTCAAAGACAAGCAGATCCACCCGGGCTTTGGCAGCCTGCCCCAGCCGCCGCTCACACTCAAGCCCATCCGGCCCCGCAAGTATCCCAACCGACCCAGCAAGACCCCGCTCCACGAGCGGCCTCACGCGTGCCCGGCGGAGGGCTGCGACCGCCGTTTCAGCCGCTCGGACGAGCTGACCCGGCACCTGCGCATCCACACGGGCCACAAGCCCTTCCAATGCCGGATTTGCATGCGGAGCTTCAGTCGCAGCGACCACCTTACCACTCACATCCGCACGCATACGGGCGAGAAGCCCTTTGCCTGCGAGTTCTGCGGGCGCAAGTTTGCGCGCAGCGATGAGCGCAAGCGCCACGCCAAGATCCACCTCAAGCAAaaggagaagaaggcagagaaggggggagcGCCCTCTGCGTCCTCGGCACCCCCCGTGTCCCTGGCCCCTGTGGTCACCACCTGCGCCTGA
- the EGR3 gene encoding early growth response protein 3 isoform X2: protein MEPCAAWSPRGGRENVMDIGLTNEKPNPELSYSGSFQPAPGNKTVTYLGKFAFDSPSNWCQDNIISLMSAGILGVPPASGALSTQTSTASMVQPPQGDVEAMYPALPPYSNCSDLYSEPVSFHDPQGNPGLAYSPQDYQSAKPALDSNLFPMIPDYNLYHHPNDMGSIPEHKPFQGMDPIRVNPPPITPLETIKAFKDKQIHPGFGSLPQPPLTLKPIRPRKYPNRPSKTPLHERPHACPAEGCDRRFSRSDELTRHLRIHTGHKPFQCRICMRSFSRSDHLTTHIRTHTGEKPFACEFCGRKFARSDERKRHAKIHLKQKEKKAEKGGAPSASSAPPVSLAPVVTTCA, encoded by the exons ATGGAGCCATGTGCGGCGTGGAGTCCCCGCGGTGGGAGAG AGAATGTGATGGACATCGGTCTGACCAACGAGAAGCCCAACCCGGAACTCTCTTATTCGGGCTCCTTCCAGCCAGCCCCCGGCAACAAGACCGTGACCTACTTGGGAAAGTTCGCCTTCGACTCCCCTTCCAACTGGTGTCAGGACAACATCATTAGCCTCATGAGCGCCGGCATCTTGGGAGTGCCCCCAGCCTCAGGGGCACTCAGCACTCAGACCTCCACGGCCAGCATGGTGCAGCCACCGCAGGGCGACGTGGAGGCCATGTATCCGGCGCTGCCTCCCTATTCTAACTGCAGTGATCTCTACTCGGAGCCTGTGTCTTTCCACGACCCCCAGGGCAACCCTGGGCTCGCCTACTCCCCCCAGGATTACCAATCGGCCAAGCCGGCCTTGGACAGCAATCTCTTCCCCATGATTCCTGACTACAACCTCTACCACCATCCCAACGACATGGGCTCCATTCCGGAGCACAAGCCCTTCCAGGGCATGGACCCCATCCGGGTCAATCCGCCCCCTATTACCCCTCTGGAGACCATCAAGGCATTCAAAGACAAGCAGATCCACCCGGGCTTTGGCAGCCTGCCCCAGCCGCCGCTCACACTCAAGCCCATCCGGCCCCGCAAGTATCCCAACCGACCCAGCAAGACCCCGCTCCACGAGCGGCCTCACGCGTGCCCGGCGGAGGGCTGCGACCGCCGTTTCAGCCGCTCGGACGAGCTGACCCGGCACCTGCGCATCCACACGGGCCACAAGCCCTTCCAATGCCGGATTTGCATGCGGAGCTTCAGTCGCAGCGACCACCTTACCACTCACATCCGCACGCATACGGGCGAGAAGCCCTTTGCCTGCGAGTTCTGCGGGCGCAAGTTTGCGCGCAGCGATGAGCGCAAGCGCCACGCCAAGATCCACCTCAAGCAAaaggagaagaaggcagagaaggggggagcGCCCTCTGCGTCCTCGGCACCCCCCGTGTCCCTGGCCCCTGTGGTCACCACCTGCGCCTGA
- the EGR3 gene encoding early growth response protein 3 isoform X3 — MDIGLTNEKPNPELSYSGSFQPAPGNKTVTYLGKFAFDSPSNWCQDNIISLMSAGILGVPPASGALSTQTSTASMVQPPQGDVEAMYPALPPYSNCSDLYSEPVSFHDPQGNPGLAYSPQDYQSAKPALDSNLFPMIPDYNLYHHPNDMGSIPEHKPFQGMDPIRVNPPPITPLETIKAFKDKQIHPGFGSLPQPPLTLKPIRPRKYPNRPSKTPLHERPHACPAEGCDRRFSRSDELTRHLRIHTGHKPFQCRICMRSFSRSDHLTTHIRTHTGEKPFACEFCGRKFARSDERKRHAKIHLKQKEKKAEKGGAPSASSAPPVSLAPVVTTCA; from the coding sequence ATGGACATCGGTCTGACCAACGAGAAGCCCAACCCGGAACTCTCTTATTCGGGCTCCTTCCAGCCAGCCCCCGGCAACAAGACCGTGACCTACTTGGGAAAGTTCGCCTTCGACTCCCCTTCCAACTGGTGTCAGGACAACATCATTAGCCTCATGAGCGCCGGCATCTTGGGAGTGCCCCCAGCCTCAGGGGCACTCAGCACTCAGACCTCCACGGCCAGCATGGTGCAGCCACCGCAGGGCGACGTGGAGGCCATGTATCCGGCGCTGCCTCCCTATTCTAACTGCAGTGATCTCTACTCGGAGCCTGTGTCTTTCCACGACCCCCAGGGCAACCCTGGGCTCGCCTACTCCCCCCAGGATTACCAATCGGCCAAGCCGGCCTTGGACAGCAATCTCTTCCCCATGATTCCTGACTACAACCTCTACCACCATCCCAACGACATGGGCTCCATTCCGGAGCACAAGCCCTTCCAGGGCATGGACCCCATCCGGGTCAATCCGCCCCCTATTACCCCTCTGGAGACCATCAAGGCATTCAAAGACAAGCAGATCCACCCGGGCTTTGGCAGCCTGCCCCAGCCGCCGCTCACACTCAAGCCCATCCGGCCCCGCAAGTATCCCAACCGACCCAGCAAGACCCCGCTCCACGAGCGGCCTCACGCGTGCCCGGCGGAGGGCTGCGACCGCCGTTTCAGCCGCTCGGACGAGCTGACCCGGCACCTGCGCATCCACACGGGCCACAAGCCCTTCCAATGCCGGATTTGCATGCGGAGCTTCAGTCGCAGCGACCACCTTACCACTCACATCCGCACGCATACGGGCGAGAAGCCCTTTGCCTGCGAGTTCTGCGGGCGCAAGTTTGCGCGCAGCGATGAGCGCAAGCGCCACGCCAAGATCCACCTCAAGCAAaaggagaagaaggcagagaaggggggagcGCCCTCTGCGTCCTCGGCACCCCCCGTGTCCCTGGCCCCTGTGGTCACCACCTGCGCCTGA